In the genome of Physeter macrocephalus isolate SW-GA chromosome 20, ASM283717v5, whole genome shotgun sequence, one region contains:
- the SFRP5 gene encoding secreted frizzled-related protein 5, whose amino-acid sequence MRAAAGGARAAALALLLGALHGAPGRGEEYDYYGWQTEALHGRSYSKPPQCLDIPADLPLCHTVGYKRMRLPNLLEHESLAEVKQQASSWLPLLAKRCHSDTQVFLCSLFAPVCLDRPIYPCRSLCEAVRAGCAPLMEAYGFPWPEMLHCHKFPLDNDLCIAVQFGHLPATAPPVTKICAQCEMEHSADGLMEQMCSSDFVVKMRIREIKVENADRKLIGAQKKKQLLKPGPLKRKDTKRLVLHMKNGAGCPCPQLESLAGSFLVMGRKVDRQLLLMAVYRWDKKNKEMKFAVKFMFSYPCSLYYPFFYGAAEPH is encoded by the exons atgcgggcggcggcggggggcgcgCGGGCGGCCGCGCTGGCGCTGCTGCTGGGGGCGCTTCACGGGGCGCCGGGGCGCGGCGAAGAGTACGACTACTACGGCTGGCAGACCGAGGCGCTGCACGGGCGCTCGTACTCCAAGCCGCCCCAGTGCCTCGACATCCCCGCCGACCTGCCGCTCTGCCACACCGTGGGCTACAAGCGCATGCGGCTGCCCAACCTGCTGGAGCACGAGAGCCTGGCCGAGGTGAAGCAGCAGGCGAGCAGCTGGCTGCCGCTGCTGGCCAAGCGCTGCCACTCGGACACGCAGGTCTTCCTCTGCTCGCTCTTCGCGCCCGTCTGCCTCGACCGGCCCATCTACCCTTGCCGCTCGCTGTGCGAGGCCGTGCGCGCCGGCTGCGCGCCGCTCATGGAGGCCTATGGCTTTCCCTGGCCCGAGATGCTGCACTGCCACAAGTTCCCCCTGGACAACGACCTCTGCATCGCTGTGCAGTTCGGGCACTTGCCCGCCACCGCGCCTCCAG TGACCAAGATCTGCGCCCAGTGTGAGATGGAGCACAGCGCTGATGGCCTCATGGAGCAGATGTGTTCCAGCGACTTCG TGGTCAAAATGCGCATCAGAGAGATCAAGGTAGAGAACGCGGACCGGAAGCTGATTGGAGCCCAGAAAAAGAAGCAGCTGCTCAAGCCGGGCCCCCTGAAGCGCAAGGACACCAAGAGGCTGGTGCTGCACATGAAGAACGGCGCTGGCTGCCCCTGCCCGCAGCTGGAGAGCCTGGCCGGCAGCTTCCTGGTCATGGGCCGCAAAGTGGACAGACAGCTGCTGCTCATGGCCGTCTACCGCTGGGACAAGAAGAACAAGGAGATGAAGTTCGCGGTCAAGTTCATGTTCTCCTACCCCTGCTCCCTCTACTACCCCTTCTTCTATGGGGCCGCGGAGCCCCACTGA